A part of Setaria viridis chromosome 8, Setaria_viridis_v4.0, whole genome shotgun sequence genomic DNA contains:
- the LOC117866200 gene encoding putative F-box protein PP2-B12, translated as MEDIRLPADVLLSVISRAAAGPRDACIVATVSPAFRAAADSDTVWSRFLPADFAPLVYPAPPPRSKKELFLRLSGNHALLEDGLTSAWLDRETGAKCYMVAARAMRIIWVDTPDYWRWIPREDSRFPTCAELLAVCWLDISGTITCRMLSGDTRYAAYLVFKMTDDCYGLDSPLQQASVSVGEGTSTHSVCLQGYVGDEENDISEEGLPPRLPHERPDGWMEVELGDWYNHGGDDIEVRASVKETRFGGNWKKGLIVQGLEFRPKN; from the exons ATGGAGGACATTCGGCTGCCGGCGGACGTCCTCTTGTCGGTgatctcccgcgccgccgcggggccgaGGGATGCCTGCATCGTCGCCACGGTGTCGCCGGCGTTCCGCGCAGCGGCCGACTCCGACACCGTCTGGTCACGCTTCCTCCCGGCTGACTTCGCCCCGCTCGTCTACCCGGCGCCTCCGCCAAGATCCAAGAAGGAGCTCTTCCTTCGCCTCTCTGGAAACCATGCCCTCCTTGAAGACGGCCTCACG AGCGCGTGGCTGGACAGGGAGACCGGCGCTAAGTGCTATATGGTTGCGGCCAGGGCTATGAGGATTATCTGGGTGGACACGCCGGACTACTGGCGCTGGATCCCGCGCGAAGACTCAAG GTTCCCGACATGCGCTGAACTGTTAGCGGTTTGTTGGCTGGACATCTCCGGTACCATAACATGCAGGATGCTATCAGGTGACACGCGCTATGCAGCCTACCTGGTATTCAAGATGACCGATGACTGCTATGGCCTGGATTCTCCTCTTCAGCAGGCATCGGTCAGCGTCGGAGAGGGCACATCAACCCACTCGGTCTGCCTACAGGGCTACGTGGGCGACGAAGAGAACGACATAAGTGAGGAAGGACTTCCACCTAGGCTCCCACATGAGAGGCCTGATGGTTGGATGGAGGTGGAGCTAGGAGACTGGTACAACCATGGAGGCGACGACATAGAGGTTCGTGCCAGTGTGAAGGAGACCAGGTTTGGAGGCAACTGGAAGAAAGGGCTTATTGTTCAGGGCCTTGAATTTAGACCTAAGAACTGA